A window of the Cheilinus undulatus linkage group 21, ASM1832078v1, whole genome shotgun sequence genome harbors these coding sequences:
- the nme4 gene encoding nucleoside diphosphate kinase, mitochondrial, whose product MMQRCVFKRLLQQFGLRDEEKSRRLQAGVSAALLGGYRNKSTLPEMRERTLIAVKPDGVQRRLVGQIIQRFEQRGFKLVGLKMVQASEDLLSQHYCELRTKPFYPRLLSYMNSGPVVAMVWEGHKVVETSRTMVGHTNPAEARAGTIRGDFSFHVSRNVVHASDSVEGAQREIQLWFKGKELLSWDCCDQSNMCNI is encoded by the exons ATGATGCAGAGGTGCGTTTTCAAGAGACTTCTCCAGCAGTTTGGTTTAAGAGATGAAGAAAAAAGCAGACGTCTCCAAGCTGGGGTCAGCGCTGCGCTGCTGGGAGgatacagaaataaatcaa CTCTTCCAGAAATGAGAGAGCGGACTCTCATAGCTGTAAAACCAGACGGAGTTCAGCGTCGTCTGGTAGGGCAGATCATCCAGCGCTTTGAGCAGCGAGGATTCAAGCTGGTTGGCCTGAAAATGGTGCAG GCTTCTGAGGATCTCCTCTCCCAGCACTACTGTGAGCTAAGGACCAAGCCTTTCTATCCTAGACTGCTCAGCTACATGAACTCGGGGCCTGTGGTCGCTATG GTGTGGGAGGGACACAAAGTAGTGGAGACGTCCCGTACGATGGTGGGACACACAAACCCGGCAGAGGCCCGGGCGGGGACCATCAGAGGAGATTTCAGCTTCCACGTCAGCAG GAATGTGGTCCATGCCAGTGACTCAGTGGAGGGGGCACAGAGGGAGATCCAGCTGTGGTTTAAGGGGAAGGAGCTGCTGAGCTGGGACTGCTGTGACCAGAGCAACATGTGTAACATATGA
- the eps8l1a gene encoding epidermal growth factor receptor kinase substrate 8-like protein 1a, translating into MVSANSRTSDLQMSAFLLCHRGTCSVEEAGVAVGKVAGSECVKSASRMNGAIVLFVDATAKVSEVVERGMIPMSKKPPPVVPRKPSGVRVMMLPGEQLPPGALPVYGEAVKENGDSGEPDHTSLLDAEREVEILNHCFDDVERFMARLQQTAEAQSILNQRRQKRSRKSKKKEDQDDNLLTMKACPPPEEEFVDIFQKIKYSLSLLDRLKSSITQPDAADLLHHIFVPLRLLVKTTGGPELGASVLSPAMTSGAVSLLQEHLTEGEKELWTSLGLNWTSPSSHLGVSVPPYSPVFLDGWRPQAYDSNGQPLEDPIESQHKQDAHSECRAAQALQEQAQQAVESHGPSNEEEEETTLPPEGERLYCCSYDFVARNSSELSVLQGETLEVIESSKRWWKCRNRFDQIGFVPFNILEPLSALNHTGRDSPVVRRESKKVPLAPPKRSFSYAPPSPDGTGPVSLLRPQSMVLPSTTLQGEDSDKVLIVNDELLQRLADRRGSTRPLVPRAADTSTPLNYQSPSAEVEAWLNAKGFSQQTIQSLGILTGAQLFSLNKDELRTVSPDEGARVYSQIMVQKALLEDVRKATELETAMEKQKMKIGLTS; encoded by the exons ATGGTGTCTGCGAACTCGCGAACCTCAGATTTACAGATGAGCGCCTTCCTACTGTGCCACCGTGGAACC TGTAGTGTGGAGGAGGCCGGTGTGGCTGTGGGGAAGGTGGCCGGGTCCGAATGTGTTAAATCGGCATCTAGAATGAATGGGGCCATTGTTCTGTTTGTAGATGCTACTGCTAAAGTTAGTGAGGTTGTTGAGAGGGGCATGATCCCG ATGTCTAAAAAACCTCCCCCGGTGGTCCCTAGAAAGCCTTCAGGTGTGCGAGTCATGATGCTTCCAGGAGAGCAGCTTCCTCCTGGTGCGCTGCCCGTCTATGGAGAGGCtgttaaag AGAACGGTGACTCTGGAGAGCCTGATCATACATCCTTACTGGATGCTGAGAGAGAAGTG GAAATTTTGAACCACTGCTTTGATGATGTGGAGCGATTTATGGCCCGTTTGCAGCAGACAGCTGAGGCTCAGAGTATTCTCAACCAACGGAGgcagaagaggagcagaaaGAGCAAGAAGAAAGAAGATCAAGATG acaACCTGCTGACCATGAAAGCTTGTCCTCCTCCAGAGGAAGAGTTTGTGGACATCTTTCAGAAAATCAAGTACTCGCTCAGTCTGCTG GACCGCCTGAAGTCTTCCATCACGCAGCCTGATGCAGCAGATCTGCTGCACCACATATTTGTTCCTCTTCGATTG CTAGTGAAAACCACTGGAGGACCAGAGTTAGGAGCATCAGTGCTCAGTCCTGCCATGACGAGTGGGGCTGTTTCATTACTCCAGGAGCATCTGACTGAAGGGGAGAAGGAGCTGTGGACTTCTTTAGGACTCAACTGGACCTCCCCCAG CTCACACCTCGGTGTGTCTGTTCCTCCATACTCACCAGTCTTCCTGGATGGGTGGCGACCTCAGGCTTATGACTCAAATGGCCAACCTTTGGAAGATCCCATCGAGTCCCAACACAAACAAGATGCTCACAGCGAATGCAGGGCAGCACAGGCTCTGCAGGAACAAGCACAGCAGGCAGTGGAGAGTCATGGTCCAAGCAATGAGGAAGA AGAAGAAACCACACTTCCACCTGAAGGTGAACGGCTCTACTGCTGCAGTTATGACTTTGTGGCGAGGAACAGCAGCGAGCTTTCGGTGCTCCAAGGAGAAACACTCGAG GTAATCGAGTCCTCCAAACGCTGGTGGAAATGTCGGAATCGTTTTGACCAGATTGGATTTGTTCCCTTTAACATCCTGGAGCCTCTTTCCGCTCTGAATCACACAGGAAGAGACAGCCCGGTGGTCCGCAGAGAGTCAAAG AAAGTACCCCTCGCCCCTCCAAAAAGGTCCTTTTCCTATGCTCCTCCAAGTCCAGATGGGACCGGTCCTGTGAGCCTGCTGCGACCACAGAGCATGGTTTTACCTTCAACAACACTGCAGGGAGAAGACAGTGACAAAG TCTTGATTGTGAACGATGAGCTTCTTCAGCGGTTGGCTGATAGAAGAGGATCGACTCGTCCACTGGTCCCCCGTGCGGCCGACACCTCAACCCCTCTGAACTACCAATCCCCGTCTGCAGAGGTGGAGGCCTGGCTCAACGCCAAGGGCTTCAGTCAGCA GACCATTCAGAGTCTGGGTATTTTAACCGGAGCTCAGCTGTTCTCTTTGAATAAAGACGAGCTCCGCACGGTGTCACCAGACGAAGGGGCTCGAGTTTACAGTCAGATCATGGTGCAGAAAGCTCTACTGGAG GATGTGCGTAAAGCCACAGAACTAGAGACGGCGATGGAAAAGCAAAAGATGAAGATCGGCCTGACATCATGA